From a region of the Balaenoptera ricei isolate mBalRic1 chromosome 11, mBalRic1.hap2, whole genome shotgun sequence genome:
- the IP6K1 gene encoding inositol hexakisphosphate kinase 1 isoform X3 encodes MLDGNSGLSSEKISHNPWSLRCHKQQLSRMRSESKDRKLYKFLLLENVVHHFKYPCVLDLKMGTRQHGDDASAEKAARQMRKCEQSTSATLGVRVCGMQVYQLDTGHYLCRNKYYGRGLSIEGFRNALYQYLHNGLDLRRDLFEPILSKLRGLKAVLERQASYRFYSSSLLVIYDGKECRSESYLDRRSEMRIKHLDTGLPEVAPSCGPSTSPSSTSPEVGLSSPPKVDVRMIDFAHSTFKGFRDDPTVHDGPDRGYVFGLENLISIMEQMRDENQ; translated from the exons ATGCTGGATGGCAACAGCGGTCTGAGTTCTGAGAAGATCAGCCACAACCCTTGGAGCCTGCGCTGTCACAAACAGCAGCTGAGCCGCATGCGCTCCGAGTCCAAGGACCGAAAGCTCTACA AGTTCCTCCTGCTTGAGAACGTGGTGCACCACTTCAAGTACCCCTGTGTGCTGGACCTGAAGATGGGCACCCGGCAGCATGGTGATGATGCATCAGCTGAGAAGGCAGCCCGGCAGATGCGGAAGTGCGAGCAAAGTACGTCGGCTACGCTGGGCGTCAGAGTCTGTGGCATGCAG GTGTACCAGCTGGACACGGGGCATTACCTCTGCAGGAACAAGTACTATGGCCGTGGGCTCTCCATCGAAGGCTTCCGCAATGCCCTCTATCAGTACCTGCACAATGGCCTGGACCTGCGGCGTGACCTTTTTGAGCCCATCCTGAGCAAACTGCGGGGCCTGAAAGCTGTACTGGAGCGGCAGGCCTCCTACCGCTTCTACTCCAGTTCCCTGCTTGTCATCTATGATGGCAAGGAGTGCCGGTCTGAGTCCTACCTGGACCGCCGGTCTGAAATGCGTATCAAGCACCTGGACACAGGGCTCCCTGAGGTGGCACCATCCTGTGGCCCTAGCACCAGCCCCAGCAGCACCAGCCCCGAGGTGGGCCTCTCCTCTCCACCCAAGGTGGATGTCCGCATGATCGACTTTGCACACAGCACATTCAAGGGCTTCCGAGATGACCCCACTGTGCATGATGGGCCTGACCGAGGCTATGTGTTTGGCCTGGAGAACCTCATCAGCATCATGGAACAGATGCGGGACGAGAACCAGTAG
- the GMPPB gene encoding mannose-1-phosphate guanyltransferase beta, whose protein sequence is MKALILVGGYGTRLRPLTLSIPKPLVDFCNKPILLHQVEALAAAGVDHVILAVSYMSQVLEKEMKAQEQRLGIRISMSHEEEPLGTAGPLALARDLLSETADPFFVLNSDVICDFPFQAMVQFHRHHGQEGSILVTKVEEPSKYGVVVCEADTGRIHRFVEKPRVFVSNKINAGMYILSPAVLRRIQLQPTSIEKEIFPVMAKEGQLYAMELQGFWMDIGQPKDFLTGMCLFLQSLRQRQPEQLCSGPGIVGNVLVDPSARIGENCSIGPNVSLGPGVVVEDGVCIRRCTVLRDAHIRSHSWLESCIVGWRCRVGQWVRMENVTVLGEDVIVNDELYLNGASVLPHKSIGESVPEPRIIM, encoded by the exons ATGAAGGCACTGATTTTGGTGGGCGGCTATGGGACGCGCTTGCGGCCGCTGACACTAAGCATCCCGAAGCCGCTGGTGGACTTCTGCAATAAGCCCATCTTGCTGCACCAAGTGGAGGCGCTGGCCGCG GCCGGCGTGGACCACGTGATTCTGGCTGTGAGCTATATGTCTCAGGTGCTGGAGAAGGAAATGAAGGCGCAGGAGCAAAGG CTAGGAATCCGAATCTCTATGTCCCATGAAGAGGAGCCTTTAGGGACAG CTGGGCCCCTGGCACTGGCCCGTGACTTGCTCTCTGAGACTGCAGACCCTTTTTTCGTCCTCAACAGTGACGTGATCTGCGATTTCCCCTTTCAAGCCATGGTGCAGTTCCACCGACACCATGGCCAGGAGGGCTCAATTCTG GTGACCAAAGTGGAGGAACCCTCTAAGTACGGTGTGGTGGTGTGTGAGGCGGACACAGGCCGCATTCACCGGTTCGTGGAGAAGCCGCGGGTGTTTGTGTCCAACAAGATCAACGCAGGCATGTACATCCTGAGCCCTGCAGTGCTACGGCGCATCCAG CTGCAGCCCACATCCATTGAGAAGGAGATCTTCCCTGTCATGGCCAAGGAGGGGCAGCTCTATGCCATGGAGTTGCAGG GCTTCTGGATGGACATTGGGCAGCCCAAGGATTTCCTCACTGGCATGTGCCTCTTCCTGCAGTCGCTGCGACAGAGGCAGCCTGAGCAACTGTGCTCAGGTCCTGGCATTGTGGGCAACGTGCTGGTG GACCCAAGTGCCCGTATTGGCGAAAACTGCAGCATTGGCCCCAACGTGAGTCTGGGTCCTGGTGTGGTGGTGGAGGATGGTGTGTGCATTCGGCGGTGCACGGTGCTGCGAGACGCCCACATTCGCTCCCACTCCTGGCTTGAGTCCTGCATTGTAGGCTGGCGCTGCCGCGTGGGCCAGTGG gtGCGCATGGAGAACGTGACAGTGCTGGGTGAGGACGTCATAGTTAACGACGAGCTCTACCTCAACGGGGCCAGTGTGCTGCCCCACAAGTCTATTGGTGAGTCGGTGCCAGAGCCCCGCATCATCATGTGA